A genomic window from Astatotilapia calliptera chromosome 12, fAstCal1.2, whole genome shotgun sequence includes:
- the c12h12orf43 gene encoding protein CUSTOS: MCFIMAAPVKKMAGVSDDSSSSDDEVLKRCQEAVWETKAVKSKDADASVKESKRLVVADHEHDGNELQVTPGFQTHVARKLGHFLDSCISEIKPQTSSCLEPAKCNKDDEEEEEGFRLFSTSVPGKKAEDPPAPVRRRPAPSSSDSDDEMEMRLKEAAVSVKDLLPSLVLSPPSMESPCSVKMTKTKKKDTEGEESRVKKKKKKKKKNQEDGEQVDSDSTPDAQSNGELTNSEQEHMQVKVKRKKKKKRQEENAEEEALH, encoded by the exons ATGTGTTTCATCATGGCGGCCCCCGTTAAAAAGATGGCTGGGGTTTCGGACGACTCCAGCAGCAGTGACGACGAAGTACTTAAAAGATGTCAGGAGGCGGTTTGGGAGACGAAGGCTGTCAAAAGCAAAG ATGCGGATGCCAGTGTGAAAGAGTCAAAGCG TCTCGTTGTCGCTGACCATGAACATGATGGCAACGAGCTCCAGGTCACGCCAGGATTCCAGACGCATGTTGCCAGAAAGTTAGGACACTTTCTTGACAG TTGTATTTCAGAGATAAAGCCTCAAACTTCATCCTGTTTAGAACCAGCTAAATGTAACaaagatgatgaggaggaggaggaag gaTTTCGTCTGTTTTCTACATCAGTCCCAGGAAAGAAAGCTGAAGATCCTCCCGCCCCCGTAAGGCGTCGGCCTGCTCCCAGCTCAAG CGACAGCGATGATGAGATGGAAATGAGGCTGAAAGAGGCAGCGGTGTCTGTCAAAGATCTGTTACCCTCGTTGGTGCTCTCACCCCCTTCGATGGAGTCTCCTTGCTCGGTAAAAATGACAAAGACGAAGAAGAAAGATACAGAGGGAGAAGAGAGCCGcgttaagaagaagaagaagaagaagaagaagaatcaggAGGATGGGGAACAGGTGGACTCAGATTCTACTCCTGATGCTCAGAGTAATGGTGAGCTCACAAACTCAGAACAGGAACACATGCAAGTCAAAGTAAAacggaaaaagaagaagaagaggcaagAAGAAAACGCAGAGGAAGAAGCATTGCActga
- the pop5 gene encoding ribonuclease P/MRP protein subunit POP5, whose translation MVRLKTRYLLCEVNVSDRSQLLLLDDRAIMVAVKAAVARTHGDYGAAMCSIRFCVKYLNAHTGIVFLRFPKRCYKLLWSALPFITSIETRGQKIPCFLNCLHVGGTIRTCQKFLIRYNTQQLHRMLPKCKSEEEKRQVRKAILSCSLTESKEAFEEDSESEEEEEEEE comes from the exons ATGGTGCGGCTGAAGACGAG GTATTTACTATGCGAAGTCAACGTGTCGGACAGGAGCCAGCTGTTGCTGCTCGACGACCGAGCAATTATGGTGGCAGTGAAGGCAGCGGTAGCCCGCACACATGGGGACTATGGGGCCGCTATGTGTAGCATTAGATTTTGTG TTAAATATCTGAACGCTCACACTGGAATAGTATTTCTACGTTTTCCCAAAAGGTGTTACAAACTCCTGTGGTCTGCATTGCCTTTCATTACCAGTATTGAAACTCGTGGGCAAAAAATTCCCTGCTTTCTAAACTGTTTGCATGTAGGAG ggaCAATTAGAACATGTCAGAAGTTTCTGATCCGATACAACACCCAGCAGCTCCATCGAATGCTGCCTAAATGTAAAAGCGAAG AAGAAAAACGGCAGGTTCGCAAAGCAATTCTAAGCTGTTCCCTAACAGAAAGCAAGGAAGCATTTGAAGAGGATTCAGagagtgaggaggaagaggaagaagaggagtga
- the unc119b gene encoding protein unc-119 homolog B: MNGSRNKPLQTVSKGPKDADTGTESNHRDRKSGGGMLKKLKSRRSQTEKWPVVTEDELRALGRDITPDHVLGLRAVTEDYLCRPEDNIYNIDFTRFKIRDLETGTVLFEIAKPPNSGPVESEEEGGDPDTSAGRFVRYQFTPAFLKLRTVGATVEFTVGDRPINSFRMIERHYFQGRLLKNFDFDFGFCIPNSCNTCEHIYEFPQLPDDLIRQMVAHPYETRSDSFYFVDNKLIMHNKADYAYNGGL; this comes from the exons ATGAACGGTTCCCGAAACAAACCTTTACAAACAGTCAGCAAGGGCCCGAAGGACGCAGACACCGGCACGGAGAGCAACCACAGGGACAGAAAGAGTGGCGGAGGAATGCTGAAGAAGCTGAAGTCGAGGCGCAGCCAAACGGAGAAGTGGCCTGTGGTCACAGAGGATGAACTCCGGGCTCTAGGAAGAGATATCACCCCGGACCATGTCCTCGGGCTCCGGGCTGTTACGGAAG ACTATCTTTGCAGACCTGAAGATAATATCTACAACATTGACTTCACACGTTTCAAAATCAGAGATCTTGAGACAGGAACAGTGCTCTTTGAAATCGCCAAACCTCCTAACAGCG GACCCGTggagagtgaagaggagggtgGCGATCCAGACACCAGTGCGGGGCGTTTTGTCAGATACCAGTTTACACCAGCCTTCCTAAAACTCCGCACGGTTGGTGCGAC AGTGGAGTTCACAGTGGGTGACCGCCCCATTAACAGCTTCCGTATGATTGAGCGGCATTACTTTCAGGGACGCCTTCTGAAGAATTTCGACTTTGACTTCGGTTTTTGCATTCCTAACAGCTGCAACACATGTGAACACATTTACGAGTTCCCGCAGCTTCCTGACGACCTCA TTCGTCAAATGGTGGCACACCCTTATGAGACCAGATCAGACAGTTTCTACTTTGTGGATAATAAACTCATCATGCACAACAAAGCAGACTATGCCTACAATGGTGGTCTGTAA
- the hnf1a gene encoding hepatocyte nuclear factor 1-alpha, translating to MEVEERAEAAKAGPSRLTALQEQLIWALLESGLSREVLIQAMGELERNRASAGNEKGERGDGESSEEGEMDFPPPIFRELEKLPPEEVSKLRTEVEHLLHEDPWHVAKMVKSYMQQHNLPQREVVESTGLNQSHLSQHLNKGTPMKNQKRASLYTWYVKKQCEISQQFTNAKHGLATVKDQGEDTKKGRRNRFKWGPASLQILFHAYERQKNPSKEEREGLVEECNRAECLQRGVSPSQLAGLGSNLVTEVRVYNWFANRRKEEAFRHKLALDTPFGSQTASSSNANLPPSPEHGVKYSQHIPCDTVSSARGSGGERVGHLMVSPVQLEPSHTLLETHNPKLVSSGGPLPPVSTLTSLHSLSASPASSQSLIMASVPSVMSLGESSLLIGLASTQPQTVPVINNMGGGFTTLQPISFQQQLHASPQPPIPQQLQSHMAASPFMATMAQLPCHMYSKSDSPQYHPSSLLSQAMVIADSSSLTSLTAVRQILTTDPEEQEDAPLQEDSLNMQPHSPAPVSSESLELYPSSQATESHQSHLLSPSPTEISSYIPAQMVSTAQ from the exons ATGGAGGTAGAGGAGAGGGCTGAGGCAGCCAAAGCGGGGCCGAGTCGTTTGACGGCCctgcaggagcagctgatcTGGGCCCTGCTGGAATCTGGACTGTCCCGGGAGGTTCTGATCCAAGCCATGGGGGAACTGGAACGAAACAGGGCAAGTGCTGGCAACGAGAAGGGAGAAAGGGGGGATGGAGAGAGCTCAGAGGAGGGAGAAATGGATTTCCCGCCACCTATATTCCGAGAACTGGAGAAGCTCCCTCCAGAGGAGGTGTCCAAATTGAGGACTGAAGTCGAGCACCTACTGCA TGAGGATCCCTGGCATGTTGCAAAAATGGTAAAAAGCTACATGCAGCAGCATAACCTACCTCAGCGGGAGGTGGTGGAGTCCACGGGACTCAACCAGTCTCACCTCTCCCAGCACCTCAACAAAGGCACGCCCATGAAGAACCAAAAAAGAGCTTCTCTGTACACCTGGTATGTCAAGAAGCAGTGCGAGATCAGCCAGC AATTTACCAATGCCAAACATGGCCTTGCAACTGTGAAGGACCAAGGGGAGGACACCAAGAAAGGACGGAGGAACAGGTTCAAGTGGGGTCCAGCATCCCTGCAGATCCTCTTCCACGCCTACGAACGACAGAAGAACCCGAGCAAGGAGGAAAGAGAGGGGCTGGTGGAGGAATGTAACAG GGCAGAATGCCTCCAGAGGGGCGTGTCTCCCTCCCAGCTTGCTGGCCTCGGCTCTAACCTGGTCACTGAAGTCCGAGTGTACAACTGGTTCGCTAACCGTCGGAAAGAGGAGGCTTTTCGTCACAAACTGGCCCTCGACACGCCTTTCGGCAGTCAGACTGCCTCATCCTCCAACGCCAACCTTCCACCCAGTCCCGAGCACG GTGTGAAATACAGCCAGCACATCCCATGCGACACTGTGAGCTCAGCCAGAGGCAGCGGAGGGGAGAGAGTGGGGCATCTCATGGTGAGTCCAGTCCAACTGGAACCAAGCCACACACTCCTCGAGACCCATAACCCCAAGCTG GTGTCCAGCGGTGGGCCACTACCCCCAGTAAGCACTCTAACCTCCCTGCACAGTCTGTCTGCCTCACCTGCATCCTCACAGAGCCTCATCATGGCCTCAGTGCCCAGCGTCATGAGTCTGGGGGAGTCCTCCCTTCTCATTG GTTTAGCCTCCACGCAACCTCAGACGGTGCCTGTCATAAACAACATGGGAGGCGGTTTCACAACCTTGCAGCCCATCTCattccagcagcagcttcacGCCTCTCCTCAGCCGCCAATACCACAGCAGCTTCAGAGTCACATGGCTGCCAGTCCGTTCATGGCAACCATGGCACAGCTGCCATGTCACA TGTACAGCAAATCGGATTCGCCCCAGTACCACCCGTCCAGTTTGCTCTCGCAAGCCATGGTCATcgcagacagcagcagcctgaccagcctcactgctgtcagacag ATTCTGACCACAGACCCTGAGGAGCAGGAAGACGCACCTTTACAGGAAGACTCTCTAAACATGCAAccacactcacctgcaccag ttTCATCCGAGAGCCTCGAGCTGTATCCTTCCTCTCAGGCGACAGAAAGCCATCAATCTCACCTCCTCTCACCGTCTCCGACAGAAATCAGCTCCTACATCCCTGCACAAATGGTTTCCACAGCACAGTAA